A genomic stretch from Candidatus Poribacteria bacterium includes:
- a CDS encoding M81 family metallopeptidase, with the protein MRIAVGCIGHETNTFSPVTTTIDNFKKGSYHRGDEIIDAFRETRTITGGFLDVAGQLNLQPVPLLWTFATPSGMVEHAAYEVLKAEFLTLLQNAGKLDGVLLDLHGAMVTDELEDAEGDLIKAVREIVGETWIVTTLDLHANITAKMARYSDVIIGFDTYPHVDCYERGFEAGQLLFGMNDGKIQPTMAYRQLPLLTAPPAQCTMKTPMTDVLKALHALETERGVVTATLSMGFPFADITDAGVSILVTTNGDMALAEDYADQFASHIWEMREQFTFNLHTVESAIEIANQTDGKPIVLADGADNPGGGGPCDGTTILQKFIEADVQDAVIAVIADPESVAQAVEAGVGNSVQLNVGGKTDTQHGVPVPLTGYVKTLSDGRFILKGPMGRGTLGQMGTTAVVQVGRIEIILTERRIQPYDAEVLRSVGIEPQARKLIALKSAVHFRADYTPIAHQILDVDTPGVHSPNLFSYDYQKLRHPIYPLDSTVTYRVG; encoded by the coding sequence ATGCGAATTGCAGTCGGTTGTATCGGGCACGAAACCAACACATTTTCACCCGTCACAACAACCATTGATAACTTCAAAAAAGGGAGTTACCACCGAGGTGACGAAATCATTGATGCATTTCGAGAGACTCGGACGATTACCGGTGGTTTCCTTGATGTCGCCGGGCAACTCAATTTACAACCCGTTCCGCTGTTGTGGACGTTTGCGACCCCCTCTGGTATGGTAGAGCACGCCGCTTACGAGGTGCTTAAGGCGGAGTTTCTAACGCTTTTGCAGAACGCTGGAAAACTCGACGGGGTACTCCTTGATTTACACGGTGCGATGGTAACAGATGAACTGGAAGATGCCGAAGGGGACCTGATTAAAGCAGTCCGTGAAATAGTAGGTGAAACGTGGATTGTCACAACGCTTGACTTGCACGCGAATATCACCGCTAAAATGGCGCGCTACTCCGACGTTATCATCGGGTTTGATACCTATCCACACGTAGACTGCTATGAACGCGGGTTTGAAGCGGGACAATTGCTCTTCGGTATGAACGACGGAAAGATTCAACCAACGATGGCATACCGTCAACTTCCTTTACTGACTGCTCCTCCGGCACAATGCACAATGAAAACCCCAATGACGGACGTGCTCAAGGCACTCCATGCCCTTGAAACCGAGCGTGGTGTTGTGACTGCGACCCTCTCTATGGGTTTCCCGTTTGCCGATATAACGGATGCAGGCGTCTCGATACTCGTTACGACCAATGGAGATATGGCACTCGCTGAAGACTACGCTGACCAGTTCGCATCACACATCTGGGAGATGCGCGAGCAATTCACGTTTAATTTGCACACCGTCGAATCCGCAATCGAAATTGCCAATCAAACAGACGGTAAACCGATTGTTCTCGCTGACGGCGCGGATAATCCGGGTGGTGGCGGTCCCTGTGATGGCACAACGATTCTACAGAAATTTATAGAAGCAGACGTTCAGGACGCGGTCATCGCGGTGATTGCAGACCCCGAATCGGTTGCCCAAGCAGTTGAGGCGGGTGTTGGAAACAGCGTCCAATTGAATGTCGGTGGTAAAACAGACACACAACACGGGGTACCTGTTCCGCTCACAGGGTACGTCAAAACCCTCTCTGACGGCAGATTTATCCTTAAGGGTCCAATGGGACGCGGCACCCTCGGACAGATGGGAACGACGGCTGTCGTCCAAGTCGGTAGAATTGAGATCATCTTGACGGAAAGGCGGATTCAACCTTACGACGCTGAAGTGCTTCGGAGCGTTGGGATTGAACCACAGGCACGTAAACTTATTGCCCTCAAATCCGCTGTCCATTTTCGCGCAGATTACACACCGATTGCACATCAGATTTTGGATGTGGATACCCCCGGCGTTCACAGTCCTAACCTGTTCAGTTATGACTACCAGAAGTTAAGGCATCCAATCTATCCACTTGATTCAACCGTCACCTATAGGGTTGGGTGA
- a CDS encoding aldo/keto reductase, with translation MEYTYLGRIGLRVSRLCLGTVNFGRHVSEEDTLPVLSRALQAGINFFDTANSYNDGLTETIIGNWLAQDKSRRNQIVLATKVYSQTGEGPNEGRLSAYHIRRACEDSLRRLQTDHIDLYQMHHVDRQTPWDEMWQAMEQLVREGKISYVGSSNFAAWHIAQAQGIAAQRNFLGLVSEQSLYNLRSRKIELEVLPCCRELGLAVIPYSPMGGGLLCGVLDNPTTGRRGRESLRQTIETHRTQLQAYEALCASIGQPPANVALAWVLNNPDITTPIIGPRTVEQLEENLSVLELKLDDDILARLNEIWTGPGGEAPEAYAW, from the coding sequence ATGGAGTATACCTATCTCGGTCGGATTGGGCTACGGGTGAGCCGTCTCTGTCTCGGCACGGTCAATTTTGGTAGACACGTGTCCGAAGAGGATACGTTACCGGTGTTGAGTCGGGCACTGCAAGCCGGAATCAACTTTTTCGATACCGCCAATTCCTATAACGATGGTTTAACGGAGACAATTATTGGAAACTGGTTAGCACAGGATAAAAGTCGACGCAATCAGATCGTGCTGGCAACCAAAGTATATAGTCAGACAGGTGAGGGACCGAATGAAGGTCGTCTGTCGGCGTATCATATTCGTCGAGCATGTGAGGACAGTCTGCGCCGTTTGCAAACTGACCATATAGACCTGTACCAGATGCACCATGTTGATCGCCAAACACCGTGGGACGAAATGTGGCAAGCGATGGAGCAATTGGTGCGCGAGGGTAAAATTTCTTATGTCGGCAGTAGCAACTTCGCGGCATGGCACATCGCACAAGCGCAAGGTATCGCTGCCCAACGCAATTTCCTTGGGCTGGTCTCAGAACAGAGCCTGTATAATCTCCGCAGCCGGAAAATTGAACTTGAAGTCCTTCCGTGTTGTCGGGAGCTCGGTTTAGCGGTAATCCCGTACAGTCCGATGGGTGGAGGATTGCTCTGCGGAGTCCTTGACAACCCAACCACTGGACGACGGGGCAGGGAATCGCTCAGACAGACGATTGAGACGCATCGAACCCAGCTACAGGCGTATGAGGCACTCTGCGCCTCAATAGGGCAACCTCCGGCTAACGTTGCTTTGGCGTGGGTACTCAACAACCCGGACATTACAACACCAATTATCGGACCACGGACGGTTGAACAACTTGAAGAGAATTTATCCGTCTTGGAATTGAAATTGGACGATGATATACTCGCAAGACTCAATGAGATTTGGACGGGTCCGGGTGGTGAAGCACCAGAGGCGTACGCGTGGTAA
- a CDS encoding RNA polymerase sigma factor, whose amino-acid sequence MEREDDVQLIHAVLSGDDSAFDILVEKYQRSVHALAWRKIGDFHYAEEITQDTFLRAYQNLSTLKNPSSFPGWLRAITNRLCKNWQQRKPKIEESMQSLEDTPMKEVAESAYARYEVEQRETEATEHRFEIVKKLLEKLSEGQQIVMTLYYLDEMTAEEIGEFLGVSAQTVWTRLHRARKRLEEEEELLIQEVLGSVQISASIKQNIMRKIVDMTPTPSPKMNPSLPWVAIGTALVVATLLILSVSNQSVIYFAHNDEDTKDEKSFAADFTITLGTHGSGVDLLEALIKEKCQISLWSMQALGNPNFPVVAEETTVDIVVVSMLEMGFAAGELATLDTIYDRAKQMGLETCPVETAAQLRLSFLDQQHYATVGRLGKFFVASEPFVLTPDGFPKIFSVVRGDIFPHPEIGIGLWLIANGTVEAEDAERPGRLFNASNEDRDHGGRFAFVVQKNK is encoded by the coding sequence GTGGAGAGAGAAGACGATGTTCAATTGATTCATGCCGTTTTATCAGGCGACGACTCAGCATTTGATATTTTAGTTGAAAAATACCAAAGAAGTGTTCACGCCCTCGCGTGGCGGAAAATTGGTGATTTCCACTATGCAGAAGAAATTACACAAGATACCTTCCTTCGCGCATATCAAAACCTTTCAACGTTGAAAAATCCGAGCTCGTTTCCTGGGTGGTTGCGTGCCATTACGAATCGGCTTTGTAAGAATTGGCAGCAACGCAAACCCAAAATTGAGGAATCAATGCAATCATTGGAGGACACACCTATGAAAGAAGTGGCGGAATCTGCTTATGCGCGTTACGAAGTGGAACAGCGAGAAACAGAAGCAACGGAACATCGTTTTGAGATCGTCAAAAAACTTTTGGAAAAATTGTCGGAGGGTCAGCAAATAGTGATGACGCTCTATTATCTCGACGAAATGACAGCGGAAGAGATTGGCGAATTCTTGGGGGTATCGGCGCAGACAGTATGGACTCGACTCCATCGCGCCCGAAAACGGTTAGAAGAAGAAGAGGAGCTCTTGATCCAAGAAGTTCTCGGTAGTGTGCAAATATCAGCAAGTATAAAGCAGAATATCATGCGAAAAATTGTTGACATGACCCCGACACCTTCTCCGAAGATGAACCCATCTTTGCCGTGGGTAGCTATTGGAACTGCTTTGGTTGTAGCAACCCTATTGATTCTCAGTGTCAGCAACCAATCCGTTATTTACTTTGCGCACAATGATGAAGACACAAAAGATGAAAAGAGTTTTGCTGCTGATTTTACCATAACACTCGGAACCCATGGGAGTGGTGTTGATCTTTTAGAGGCACTGATCAAAGAAAAATGCCAGATCAGCCTATGGTCCATGCAAGCCCTTGGAAATCCGAATTTTCCGGTGGTGGCAGAGGAGACAACGGTTGATATCGTTGTTGTTTCTATGCTGGAGATGGGATTTGCTGCAGGTGAACTCGCCACTCTTGATACTATTTATGATCGCGCAAAACAGATGGGACTCGAAACTTGTCCGGTTGAGACTGCCGCACAGCTGCGTCTGTCATTTCTCGACCAACAACACTATGCAACCGTAGGGAGGCTGGGGAAGTTTTTCGTCGCGAGTGAACCGTTTGTTCTTACGCCTGATGGCTTCCCTAAGATTTTCAGTGTTGTACGGGGTGATATATTCCCGCACCCTGAAATCGGTATCGGTCTATGGCTGATTGCAAATGGTACCGTTGAAGCCGAAGATGCGGAACGCCCTGGCAGACTGTTTAATGCATCCAATGAGGATCGTGACCACGGAGGTCGTTTTGCATTCGTTGTTCAGAAAAATAAATAG
- a CDS encoding sulfatase-like hydrolase/transferase, producing the protein MSRRPNILWYCTDQQRFDTIGALGNSHINTPRLDEFVRQSVTFTHAYCQSPICTPSRASFMTGMYPSAVSVTGNGNPVFPKYYEDRLITHALTQDGYDCGLIGKLHLASAFDAQEHRVDDGYRYFQYSHDHGKPNALGHEYADWQRAQGVDPEALIAGKAISQKYPNRTGRVKEPTQDIDNVPPHLHQTYWCTEKTIEFVEKNRRENQPWMLSINPFDPHPPFDAPWEYYRRYDPETLPGPYFQESDIAFQSKLTDAGIDFQSQAKPPSEWDDKRMQASYYAMIEQLDHEFGRILDYLDAEGLREDTIVIFTSDHGEALGDHGLVYKGCRFYEGSVRVPLIISCPTQFLQDVQSEALVELLDIVPTLYDVLGVDVPYYVQGKSLAPLLRGDAPSNEHREAVRCEFFDAISMPDQTHATMYRDRRWKLVVYHQKGICELYDLDNDPWEHNDLSEHADYQAVKWELMQKSFDTAVYAHPQMIPRVASH; encoded by the coding sequence ATGTCAAGACGCCCAAATATTTTATGGTACTGCACAGATCAACAACGTTTCGATACTATCGGAGCGTTGGGAAATTCACATATCAACACCCCAAGACTCGACGAATTTGTCCGTCAGTCAGTCACATTCACCCACGCCTATTGTCAATCTCCCATCTGCACCCCGTCCCGTGCAAGTTTTATGACCGGTATGTATCCTTCAGCCGTAAGTGTCACAGGCAACGGCAATCCGGTTTTCCCCAAGTATTATGAAGATCGACTCATTACGCATGCGCTCACACAGGACGGTTACGACTGTGGGTTGATTGGTAAACTCCATCTCGCCAGTGCCTTTGATGCGCAAGAACACCGCGTAGATGATGGGTATCGCTACTTCCAATATAGTCATGACCACGGAAAGCCGAACGCGCTTGGACACGAATACGCAGATTGGCAACGCGCACAAGGTGTTGACCCTGAAGCGTTGATAGCAGGGAAGGCAATCTCTCAAAAGTATCCGAACAGGACCGGACGCGTGAAAGAACCGACACAGGATATTGACAACGTCCCGCCGCATCTCCACCAGACCTATTGGTGTACCGAGAAAACAATCGAGTTTGTTGAGAAAAATCGTCGAGAAAATCAACCGTGGATGCTCAGCATCAATCCGTTCGATCCACACCCGCCGTTTGATGCACCTTGGGAGTATTATCGGCGGTACGATCCAGAAACGCTGCCCGGTCCGTACTTTCAGGAGAGCGACATTGCCTTTCAGTCGAAGTTAACAGACGCGGGCATTGATTTTCAATCTCAGGCGAAGCCTCCTTCAGAGTGGGACGACAAGCGGATGCAAGCGTCTTATTACGCTATGATTGAACAACTCGACCATGAGTTCGGACGCATCCTTGATTATCTTGATGCCGAAGGACTCCGCGAAGACACAATCGTTATCTTCACTTCCGACCACGGGGAGGCACTCGGAGACCATGGACTCGTCTACAAAGGGTGTCGTTTTTACGAAGGATCCGTGCGGGTTCCACTTATAATTTCGTGTCCCACACAGTTCTTGCAAGACGTTCAAAGCGAGGCACTCGTTGAACTGCTTGATATCGTTCCTACGCTGTATGATGTGTTGGGTGTAGATGTCCCTTACTATGTACAGGGCAAGTCACTCGCACCCCTATTGCGCGGTGATGCTCCTTCCAACGAGCATAGAGAAGCAGTTCGTTGTGAGTTTTTCGATGCAATCTCAATGCCTGATCAGACCCATGCCACGATGTATCGGGATCGACGCTGGAAACTCGTTGTGTACCATCAGAAAGGGATCTGCGAACTGTATGACCTGGACAACGACCCATGGGAACACAACGACCTCTCCGAGCACGCCGATTACCAAGCCGTCAAGTGGGAACTCATGCAGAAGAGTTTCGACACGGCAGTCTATGCACACCCGCAGATGATACCACGGGTCGCTTCGCACTAA
- a CDS encoding T9SS type A sorting domain-containing protein has translation MKTRYLFVLTVIFVILALTLNTFAQDYTQWHLPEGAKARLGKGWISGDIAYSPDGRRLAVASSIGIWLYDAHTGTELNLLTGHEAPITGIAFSLDGQTVASGSLDNTVRLWDAVSGAHKSTLVGHEDRITSLAYFPNGTTLASGSWDKTVRLWDTVSGTHKATLVGHESIIRSIAYSPDGTTLASGGYNEVCLWDVSTGQLKNTITFLAGHVNVTFSPDGTTIASRSEVGKVELWDAATGILKNTLEATSDGAWGNLSTIVYSPDGTTIASAGNHVEGASSSRLGVRLWDAVSGELKVILVHGSSVDSIAFSPDGATLASASGHEIRSWDASTRQLKTTFIEHISSISGIAAYSPDGMTLATKSPDYKVSLWNAVTGQLKAVLEGHTESITSVVYNPDGQTLASGSDDKTIRLWDSDTGQLKAVLEGHTESVTSVVYNPDGQTLASGSDDKTIRLWDSDTGRHLRTLGGHTDYVNIISFSPDGSILASGSSDNTVRLWDAATGQLKAVLEGHTESVTSVVYNPDGTTLASGNGDPSILSRWARIHLWDAATGQLKAVLNDVISVFSIVYSPHGTTFTSTGVYREDFPWSNEFDWDALKGTVRLWDAATGEPKITLTGHISPVLSIAYNLDGTTLASGGYDKTIRLWDVNTGRHIRTLTGHTGSVWSVAFNPDGNTLASGSSDGTVLLWDLAPTSVASERITADINSDGVVNIIDLTLVASNFGKTGQNAADVNGDGVVNIIDLTLVAAAFGNMASAPEIGSSHLDSMPTRSDVEAWLREARQANLSDPAFQRGILILEQLLTALTPKATALLPNYPNPFNPETWIPYQLAAPADVSISIYAADGKLVRTLALGHQPVGIYESRNRAAYWDGKNALGESVASGVYFYTLTAGDFTATRKMLIQK, from the coding sequence ATGAAAACGAGATATCTATTTGTTCTCACTGTTATCTTTGTGATACTTGCATTGACACTAAATACCTTTGCTCAAGACTACACGCAATGGCACCTACCTGAAGGGGCCAAAGCCCGCCTCGGTAAAGGATGGATTTCTGGTGATATCGCGTATTCTCCGGATGGTAGACGCTTGGCGGTTGCGAGTTCTATCGGTATTTGGCTCTACGATGCACATACCGGTACAGAACTTAATCTCCTTACTGGACATGAGGCTCCGATTACTGGCATAGCGTTCAGTCTTGACGGACAGACTGTCGCAAGTGGAAGTTTGGATAACACAGTGCGTTTGTGGGATGCAGTGTCAGGAGCACACAAATCAACTCTCGTCGGACACGAGGATAGAATCACTTCTCTTGCGTATTTCCCGAATGGCACAACCCTTGCCAGTGGGAGTTGGGATAAGACTGTGCGTTTATGGGATACGGTGTCTGGTACCCACAAAGCAACTCTCGTCGGACATGAGAGCATTATTAGGAGTATCGCCTATTCTCCTGATGGCACAACTCTCGCTAGTGGCGGTTATAATGAAGTATGTTTGTGGGATGTTAGCACTGGACAACTCAAGAACACCATCACTTTCCTCGCTGGGCATGTCAATGTCACTTTCAGTCCAGATGGAACCACCATCGCAAGTCGAAGTGAAGTTGGCAAGGTAGAGTTATGGGATGCTGCTACAGGCATACTCAAAAATACACTGGAAGCGACGAGTGATGGAGCCTGGGGCAATCTCTCCACGATTGTTTATAGTCCAGATGGAACCACCATCGCAAGTGCAGGCAATCACGTTGAAGGCGCGTCGTCTTCTCGTCTCGGTGTGCGCCTGTGGGATGCAGTATCAGGAGAACTCAAGGTTATTCTTGTACATGGAAGCTCTGTTGACAGTATCGCCTTTAGTCCTGATGGAGCCACGCTCGCTAGCGCGAGCGGTCACGAGATCCGTTCGTGGGATGCTTCTACTAGACAACTCAAAACCACATTTATAGAACACATTTCATCTATCTCTGGTATTGCAGCATATAGTCCGGATGGAATGACGCTCGCTACAAAAAGTCCGGATTACAAAGTGTCTTTGTGGAATGCTGTCACCGGACAACTCAAAGCTGTACTTGAGGGACATACGGAGAGTATAACTTCGGTTGTATATAATCCAGATGGACAGACGCTGGCAAGTGGAAGCGATGACAAAACCATTCGTCTGTGGGATTCGGACACCGGACAACTCAAAGCTGTACTTGAGGGACATACGGAGAGTGTAACTTCGGTTGTATATAATCCAGATGGACAGACGCTGGCAAGTGGAAGCGATGACAAAACCATTCGTCTGTGGGATTCGGACACCGGCAGACACCTTCGGACGCTGGGCGGACATACAGATTATGTCAACATAATCTCGTTCAGTCCTGATGGTTCCATACTGGCGAGTGGGAGTAGCGACAACACCGTACGTTTGTGGGATGCTGCTACCGGACAACTTAAAGCCGTACTTGAGGGACATACGGAGAGTGTAACTTCGGTTGTATATAATCCAGATGGAACTACATTAGCAAGTGGAAATGGGGATCCCTCGATACTGAGTCGGTGGGCACGAATACATCTGTGGGATGCTGCCACCGGACAACTTAAAGCCGTACTCAATGACGTAATCAGTGTTTTTAGCATTGTGTATAGTCCCCATGGCACGACCTTTACTAGTACTGGAGTCTACCGGGAGGATTTTCCATGGAGTAACGAGTTTGATTGGGATGCGCTCAAGGGTACGGTACGTTTGTGGGATGCTGCCACCGGAGAACCTAAAATCACTCTTACAGGACACATTTCACCTGTCCTTAGTATTGCGTATAATCTGGATGGAACAACACTTGCAAGTGGAGGTTATGACAAAACCATCCGTTTATGGGATGTAAACACAGGTAGACATATACGAACCCTCACAGGGCATACGGGTTCGGTCTGGAGCGTGGCCTTCAATCCAGATGGCAACACGCTCGCAAGTGGAAGTTCCGACGGAACGGTGCTGTTGTGGGACCTCGCTCCCACATCCGTGGCCTCGGAAAGGATCACAGCGGATATCAATAGCGATGGTGTTGTGAACATCATTGACCTAACTCTGGTTGCTTCCAACTTCGGGAAGACCGGACAAAACGCTGCGGATGTCAATGGCGATGGCGTTGTAAATATCATAGATTTGACGCTTGTCGCTGCAGCTTTTGGCAATATGGCTTCCGCACCTGAAATAGGGAGTTCCCATCTGGATAGTATGCCGACAAGGTCTGATGTGGAAGCATGGTTACGTGAGGCGCGTCAGGCGAATCTCAGTGATCCAGCTTTCCAACGTGGGATTCTCATCTTGGAACAGCTTCTCACAGCCTTAACACCGAAAGCGACAGCACTGTTGCCGAACTATCCAAATCCGTTCAATCCCGAGACGTGGATCCCATATCAGTTGGCAGCACCTGCGGATGTCAGCATATCTATCTATGCTGCAGATGGGAAGTTGGTGCGGACACTGGCATTAGGGCATCAACCTGTCGGTATCTATGAATCTCGGAATCGTGCGGCATATTGGGATGGTAAAAACGCGCTCGGTGAATCTGTCGCAAGTGGTGTCTATTTCTATACACTCACAGCAGGCGATTTTACCGCAACGCGTAAAATGTTGATACAGAAATAG
- a CDS encoding dockerin type I domain-containing protein yields MKRFCVLLSVAMYFGFAAISYGEDLQEEAVVEPPMEEPIFTSAGPKIEGPWLWMIAPTGEIWGKAASSGKDWLAEARGGSVTEQQITMNGATAGDPVGAKVWTSGKLAPTGGNNITEAVNAIGLGPGNDIDHHVAYGSISLLSPGEQNTTMYVGSDDAVKVWLNGELVHNNPVPRSASDYQESVPVTLKFGKNILLVAVYEFEGAWSGFFGFENDAAYIPAPTVKVSAAERPPLYWINTETGGTPYQLIGDDVENYVGVPNITSLAIDATNGKIYAAQKTSDHTGIIGRADLDGSNIELVKELNNVPHGIAVDPSNGKLYLTNSRGKVQRFNLDGSNFEWNFIVDLNSPQDIAMDVAGGKIYWTEQTGENTGRVRRADLDGSNVELVKELNNVPHGIAVDSSNGKLYLTNSRGKVQRFNLDGSNFEWNFIVDLNSPQDIAVDVAGGKIYWIEKTGIRRANLDGTNIQDVVTGSGYASIVLGTPIARDDVVTMASPPADINEDGRINVTDLLLVVTALQGSETANPRADVNADGTVTTADLLLVIENLDDPVNASAPMSAETITSLDKAMLETQLNILLAQTDGSLRYQQAIAFLQTLLATTRPNKTRLLANYPNPFNPETWIPYQLTDSSDVQILIYDTKGTVVRHLELGHQPAGYYTSRNRAAYWDGRNTLGERVASGIYFYQLQVDDLSLLRKMIILK; encoded by the coding sequence ATGAAAAGATTTTGCGTCCTATTAAGTGTTGCAATGTATTTCGGATTTGCAGCAATAAGTTACGGTGAGGACCTCCAGGAGGAAGCTGTGGTAGAGCCACCTATGGAGGAACCCATTTTTACCTCAGCGGGTCCGAAAATAGAGGGACCGTGGCTTTGGATGATCGCCCCAACCGGTGAAATCTGGGGCAAAGCAGCTTCTTCAGGGAAAGATTGGTTGGCAGAAGCCCGCGGTGGATCCGTAACAGAACAACAGATCACCATGAATGGCGCGACTGCTGGCGACCCAGTCGGCGCCAAAGTGTGGACTTCGGGCAAACTTGCACCCACAGGTGGTAATAACATCACAGAAGCCGTGAACGCTATTGGCTTGGGACCAGGCAATGATATCGATCACCATGTTGCTTACGGTTCGATCTCACTGCTTTCACCTGGGGAACAAAATACCACGATGTATGTCGGGAGCGATGATGCCGTCAAGGTCTGGCTCAACGGTGAGTTAGTTCATAATAACCCCGTTCCCCGAAGTGCTTCTGACTACCAAGAGTCCGTCCCTGTTACTCTGAAATTTGGGAAAAATATCTTGTTAGTTGCCGTTTACGAGTTCGAGGGCGCGTGGAGTGGCTTTTTCGGGTTTGAAAACGACGCTGCGTATATTCCGGCCCCGACTGTGAAAGTCAGTGCTGCTGAGCGTCCACCACTGTATTGGATAAATACAGAGACTGGCGGCACACCTTATCAACTCATCGGCGACGATGTGGAAAACTACGTCGGTGTTCCGAACATAACCAGTCTTGCTATCGATGCAACCAACGGTAAGATCTATGCAGCACAGAAAACGAGCGATCACACCGGTATAATCGGACGTGCCGATCTGGATGGTTCAAACATTGAGTTGGTGAAGGAGTTAAACAACGTGCCCCACGGTATTGCCGTTGACCCTTCAAATGGCAAGTTGTATCTGACGAACTCTCGGGGCAAAGTGCAGCGGTTCAACCTTGACGGATCTAACTTCGAGTGGAACTTCATCGTCGATTTGAATTCTCCGCAAGATATCGCAATGGATGTAGCGGGTGGTAAAATCTATTGGACAGAGCAGACGGGTGAGAATACTGGTAGGGTTCGCCGTGCTGATCTGGATGGTTCAAACGTTGAGTTGGTGAAGGAGTTAAACAACGTCCCCCACGGTATTGCCGTTGATTCTTCAAATGGTAAGTTGTATCTGACGAACTCTCGGGGTAAAGTGCAGCGGTTCAACCTTGACGGGTCCAACTTCGAGTGGAACTTCATCGTCGATTTGAATTCTCCGCAAGATATCGCAGTGGATGTGGCGGGGGGAAAGATCTATTGGATAGAGAAAACAGGTATCCGGCGTGCGAATCTCGATGGCACAAACATCCAAGATGTCGTAACGGGATCAGGATATGCCAGCATCGTCTTGGGTACACCAATCGCCAGGGACGACGTGGTAACTATGGCAAGTCCACCCGCCGATATTAATGAAGATGGAAGGATCAACGTAACTGACTTGTTATTGGTGGTGACAGCACTTCAAGGTAGTGAAACAGCCAACCCGCGAGCAGATGTCAATGCGGATGGTACCGTTACCACAGCAGATCTGCTACTTGTAATTGAGAACTTGGACGATCCAGTGAACGCCTCTGCCCCTATGAGTGCAGAAACAATAACGTCTCTGGACAAGGCAATGCTTGAGACCCAATTGAACATTTTACTTGCCCAAACTGATGGCTCACTTAGATACCAACAGGCAATAGCCTTCCTACAAACTCTTTTAGCAACAACACGTCCCAATAAGACGCGTCTGCTCGCCAATTATCCGAATCCATTCAACCCAGAGACGTGGATACCTTACCAATTGACGGACAGTAGCGACGTGCAGATTCTGATTTATGATACAAAAGGCACCGTTGTCCGGCACCTCGAACTCGGTCATCAACCAGCAGGCTATTATACGAGTAGAAATCGTGCAGCGTATTGGGATGGTCGGAACACTTTAGGTGAACGTGTCGCAAGCGGTATCTATTTCTATCAACTACAGGTAGATGACCTTTCACTCCTGCGAAAGATGATTATCCTAAAATAG